The DNA segment TCTCATCATCTTTGACGGGTTGTCCGACGCCGACGAGGTGCAGAACGTAGTGTTCGTCGAGATCAAAACGGGTAAAGCCGCCAACCTGAGTAAACGGGAACGTGCCGTCAGGGAGTGCATCAAAGCCGGGCGGGTGCAGTATTTCACCATCCACCAGTCGTTTGATGAAAGCGCCAATCAACTGCGCGATATGGGAATGAACTAGTCATCCACTGCCGGATCGGGTTTTGAACCGTCCCAAAAAAGGTACAGGGCGTATGCCCTCATCCCGGCGCCGGATCGAAGGAGGCGTCCTCGTCATCCGGGCACCCCTCCTCCCGCCGGCGATCGCACCCGACGATCCGGATCGTCTTCCCGTGCACCAGGGCGTCGGCGACCTTCGTCCGCGCCTCGTGGAGGTCGCGCCAGAGGGTCTTTCGGGAGACGCCGAGGGCGGCGGCGGCCTCCTCCTGCTCGAGTCCCTGGAGGTCGACGAGCCGCAGGGCCTCCACCTCCTCGGGGAGGACGACGACAAACTCGTCGGGTCCCCCGCAGAGCGGGCCGAAACACCGGAACGCCCCCTGGTCCCCGATCATCCGGCGAACCCGGGGCCGGCCCCGCTGGCGGCGGCCACGCCCCTCGCCGGGTTCTCTCTCGTTCATGCTACCGATCTCCTGAGTAGAGATCGGTCTCCGGTACAGATAGTGCCTTCGCTCCGGCACCGGCCGCTATCACCGGCCGCCGCGACGAAAACCGCGGCCGCACCCCCACGGGATGCCGCCCCGGCCGATACCGCGAAGCACCGGCGTGGAAGATTCGCCTTCCGCCACAGACGTCCCGGGCAGGACGCACCGGCCCCGACGGCCACCCGTCATCGGGCCACGGCCGGCCGGGCCGGTTCCATCAAATCCTGGCATGGTGTATCACCTCGATTATTACTCATATGTGTAAAAATATATTAAAATATTCAATGCGGCAGATCCGGTGTTCCGGGATGTGGCGGTCGAGTCGTGGTCTAGCTGATTGTGACGCCGCCTGATCAGGGCGACGCCTTAACCGCCTAGACCAGTGTGCCTACCCGCCCTGAACGCCGCATATACAGCCCGGCCGCCGTTCCACACCGATCTACTACGCCCCTCGAGCCTCGTGATCTAGCTAAAACCCTCGCCCTTCCACGGCGACGTCGTAACCACCTGGACCACAGTATCCCGGGGCAACCTATATCCCGCACCCCGCACCCACAACCGGGCATGCCCGCCGGTGAGACAAACTGGAGGAGGAGCCTCCCGGCCGACCTCGCCGCCGGGGCTACCACCGCCCTCGTCGGCATCCCGCAGGGGATGGGGTTCGCCCTCGTCGCCGGGGTCAACCCCGTCTACGGCCTCTATACCGCCGCATTCTCGACCGCGATCGGGGCGCTCCTCACCGGTTCCTCCTACCTCAAGGTGATGCTCTCGAACGTCCTCGCGGTCTCGATCTACTCCGTCCTCGCCCCCGTCCCCGAGGCCGACGTCCCGGCCACCCTCTTCGTGCTGACTATCCTCGTCGGGGCCTTCCAGCTCGGGTTCGGGCTCCTCCGGGCAGGCAGCCTGACCCGGTTCATCTCCACCGCCGTCCTCACCGGGTTCGTCACCGGCGCGGCGCTCCTCATCGTCCTCGGCCAGCTCGGGAACCTCACCGGCTACCGGCTCCCGCGGGAGGCGATCCAGGTCCTCGCCATCCCCGAGTTGCTCCTCCACGCAGGCGAGATCCAGCCGCAGGCGCTCTTCGTCGGCCTCCTCACCATCAGTCTCGCCCTCGCCCTTCAGCGGGTGCCGCGCCTCACTTCCTTCTCGCTCCTCCTCCCGGTCATCATCGCGGCCCTCCTCGTCCGGACCGCATTCCCGGGGGTCGCGCTCGTCGGCGACATCGCCGCCATCCCCGCCGGCCTCCCGGCCCCCGTTGTCCCCGACCTCGCCCTCGCGCCCGGCCTCCTCATCCCGGCGCTCGCCCTCGCCATCATCGGGCTCGTGATGGCCGTCGGGGTCACCGAGACGACCCCCGAGCCGGACGGCAGCATCGCCGACGTGAACCGGGACTTCTCCGGGCAGGGGATCACGAACATCCTCACGAGTTTCCTCCAGTGCGCCCCGTCGGCCGGCTCCCTCTCGGCGACGGCGCTCAACGTCGCCGCCGGGGCAGAGACGCGGGCGGCAAACCTCATCTCGGGCATCCTCGTCGGGGCGGTCATCGTTGTCGCGGGCCCGCTCGCGGAACAGATCCCGCTCCCGGCTCTCGCCGGGATCCTGATCCTCATCGGGGCCGAGCTCATGAACCAGCCCCACGTAATCGCCTGCATCTGGAGATATTCCCGCCCCGGGCGCTGGGCGATGCTCGCCACGTTCATCTCCACCCAGGTCCTCCCGCTCCAGTACAGCATCTACATCGGCGTCCTCCTCTCGCTTGCCATTTACCTGGTCACCTCCACCCGGGAGGCGACCGTGGTCCGCCTCGCCCCGGTCGAGGGGGGGATGTTCCGGGAAGAACCGGCGCCCGAACGACTTTTGGACGACAGCATCACCGTCCTCTCGGTCTCCGGGAGCGTCTACTTCGCCACCCTCCGTGCCATCGAGCGGTCGCTCCCGTCCCCGGGAGGGGCAGAGAGCGCCGTCGTCATCCTTGCCCTCCCCCGAAGGGTCGAGGCAGGAACCGGGCTCTTTCGGATGCTGACACGCTACGCCCGGAAGGTCACGGCCGGTGGGAACCGGCTCATCCTCGCCGAAGTCAATCCCCGGCTCCTTGCAGGACTTGAAGAAGGGGGCGTCGTCGAGGCCATCGGCCCCGGGAACATCTTCCCCGCGACACCGGTCATCGGCGAGTCGCTCCGGGCCGCTATCCGGGCGGCGAAGGCCGGAACGTGATAACCCCGCCGGAAAACTCTTTCTCTGTGGAGCGCCCATACCGTTCCTGTGAACATCGCCGGGAACCTCCCTCCCCCTGCCCGCATCGCGATCGTCGGGGCGGCGGTCGTCATCGTGCTCGCGGGGATACGGGTGGCCACACCGATCCTCGGCCCGCTCCTCGTCGCCGCCTTCTTCGCCATGATCACTGCTCCCGCCATGAAATGGTTGACCCGGCGGAGAGTTCCCCCGCTCCTCGCCGCCGCAACGGTGGTCGCGGGGCTGATCGGGATCTTCGCCGGAATGATCATCTTCCTCGGTGCGGCCTTTACCGGGTTTATCCGAACTCTTCCGCAGTACCAGGCGAGCCTCGAAGCCCATGCGGCCGTCCTCGCCGATTACGGCATAGATATCGGCAGGTTCACGATATGGGACTACATCGACCAGGGGTTCATCCTCCAGCAGGCGACCGAACTTGCCCGGCAGATCGGGAACATCGCCGTCGATGCCTTCCTCGTCTTCGTCGGAATCGGGTTCCTTCTCCTGGAGGCACCCCGTCTTGCGGCCGTTCTCGCGCGCCACCTGGGACCGGAGAGCGCCCCCTACCGGCACCTATCCCAATCGGGCAAGATCCTGATCGACTACGTGGTGGTCAGGACGAAGGTGAACCTGATCACCGGCGTCGGTACCGGACTCTTTCTCACCCTCCTCGGGGTCGACTTCGCGGTGCTCTGGGGGTTCATCGCCTTCGTCCTGAGTTACGTCCCCTACATAGGCCTGGTCGTGGCCGCGATCCCCCCCACCCTCCTCGCGCTCATCGAGTTCGGGCCGGCCGGGGCGGTTGCCGTCATCGCTGCCGTCGCCCTCATCGACGCCGCTGCAGAAAACCTCTTCCTCCCCCGGATAGCCGGGCGGGAACTCAACCTCTCGCCGTTCGTCGTCCTCTTCTCCGTCATCTTCTGGGGATTCATCCTCGGTGCGGTCGGTATCTTTCTCGCCATACCGCTGACGATCGCGGTGAAACTCTTCCTCGAGAGTTGGGAAGAGACCCGGTGGATCGGGGAGATGATGGGCAACGGAGACTGGGAGGGGTAGCGGCGGCACAAGATGTTTACGAGACGACGACCAACCCGTGATCCATGAAGAGACCAGCCGGGCTCTACCTCGCCTACCTCTTCCAGTTCCTCATCGCCGCGAACGTCCTCCTCGCGCTCTCGCTCGGCGAATACTCGCAGGTCTTCGGCGGCGTCGTCGCGTTCTGCCTGACCCTGGTTCCCGCCGTCGTCACCCACAGGTGGAACATCACGCTCCCCTGGCAGGTCAACCTCCTCATCGTTCTCTCGCTCTACCTCCACATCGCCGGCGAGATCCGGGGGTTCTACATGCTCTACTACCCCTACTACGACAAGATCGCCCACCTCATCTCCGGGATAACCGTCTCGGTGCTCGCTTTCGTCATCGTCCTGCTGCTCGACCGGTTCAGCAGGTTGAACCTCTCCCGGTTGATGATCGTCGGGTTCGTCGTCATCGCCGCGATGGCGATGGAAGGGTTCTGGGAGATCTACGAATGGCTCTTCGACACCTTCCTCGGGACAAACCTCCAGTACGGGCTCGACGACACCATGCTCGATATGATCTTCGTCCTCATCGGCGCGGTCGTCGTCGCGCTCGCCGGGAACCGTTACCTCCCACGGTTCTCAAAGGAGGAGATCACCGGCAGGCTGGTGATCCCGGAAGAGTCCCCGGCCGAATGACGACCGGAACCTTTTTCTCATCCGCCCCGGAGAGGGGGCGGCATGCTCGAAGGGATGGCAACAGGTGCGGAAAACGTCGTCGGGTTCCGGTTCGACGGCGAGATGACGGCAGGAGATTACGACGTGACGCTGATTCCGGCGCTCGAGGACGCAAAGAGAAGCCACCCGGTTCTCCGGATACTCTTTCATATCGTGAGCTTCCACGGCTGGAAGCCGCACGGCTACTGGGAGAAGCTCAAGGACTGGCCGGGGATGGAGAAGGTCGACCGGATCGCGATCGTCGGCGGGGAGAAGTGGGAAGAGTGGATGAACCACCTGCCGGGACTCTTCACGGGCTTTACGGGTATCGACGTCCGCTATTTCACCGAAGGCCACCTGGACACCGCCATCGGCTGGCTTCGGGAGCCGATACCCGCCGAACTGTAGGTGAGATAGGCGCCGTTGTGGCCCGTTCCCGGAGAAGAGGCAACCTTTTTTCATCCCGGGACACCTACCGGTGATCAGACAGAACCCCCATGCGGTATTATAAAGACATCATATTCCAGAAACCTCTGCCTGAAGAGATCCGGCATCTCGGGCTGCTCCCGGCGGACCTTCACTTTCATACCCGGCACTCCGACTCCCCCACCCGCGTGCGGGACGCGCTGAAACTCGCGGCACGGCGGGGGATCGGGCTTGCGATCACCGACCATAACCAGGTCGGCGGCGTCTCCGAGGCAGAGCGGCAGGGGATCCGGGTTCCCCTCGTCCCCGGGATCGAGGTCAGCGCCAACGACGGCCCGCACATCCTGCTCTACTTTTACTCGGCGTCCGATCTGCGGGACTTCTACCGGCGCCATGTCGAGAGAAATCGGAGGAACGGCCCGTTCACCGCGATACACCTCGATACTTCCGAGATCCTCGACCGCCGGGAGGGCTACACCTGCATCGCCGCCGAGGCGCACCCCTGCGGCTACGCCTTCCTGAACCGGGGGGTCGAGCGGTGCGTCGCCGGTGAGTGCATCGGCGAAGAAGTCTTCTCGCGCCTCGACGCCCTCGAGGTGATCTGCGGCGGGATGGCCCGGAGCCACAACCTGAAGGCGGCCGGGCTCGCCGCCGCCCACGGTCTCGGGCGGACCGGCGGAACCGACGGCCACCTCCTCTTCGAACTCGGGGGGGTCGTCACCTGCGCCGAGGCCGATACCGTCGAAGAGCTCCTGGACGCCATCCGGGCAAAAAAGACCGTCATCATCGGGCACGAGCGACCGCTCTACGAGAAGGCGGTGATGGGAACCGCGGTCCTCCCGCACCACCTCCCCTACACCGTCCCCATCCTCCAGGCCCGCTGGGAGCAGGGCCTCCCCCGGATCAGGAAGTTCGTCGAGGGCCGGCTGAACCGGTGAGAGAGATCACCCGAGCGGCGAGAAGAGGCGGGAGACCGACTCCTTCACCCGGACGGCGAGGGAGCGCGCCAGGTAGTTTTCCGGCGTGATCTCGGTGCAGACGGCGAGATCCTCCTCGAACGCCCGCACAAGATCGGCCCCGACGGCAGCGTCGTAGAAGAACGCGTTCGCCTCGAAATTCAGCCGGAAACTCCGGACGTCCCAGTTCGCGCTCCCGACCGAGCCCGCCTTCCCGTCGACGACGATCGTCTTCGCGTGGAGGAACCCCCCGTCGTAGGTGTAGGCCCGCACCCCGGCATCCAGCAGGTCACCGATGAACGAGAGGGTCGCCCAGTAGACGAACGGGTGATCGGGCTTGCAGGGGATCATGATCCGGACGTCGACCCCGGAGAGCGCCGCGAGGCGCAGGGCATCGGCGACGCTCTCGTCCGGTATGAAGTAGGGTGTCTGGATGCAGATCGATTCCCGGGCGGAGTTGATCAGTTTGAGATACCCCTCCTTTATCGGGTTCCACCGGGTATCCGGGCCGCCGGAGACGATCTGGACGGGCGTCGCGCCGGGAGTGCTCTCCTGGGGGAAGTAGCAGGTCTCGATGCCCGGGTACTCGCCGGTCACGTAGTTCCAGTCGAGGAAGAACCGGAGCTGGAGCATCCGGACGGCTTCTCCCGTGATCCGGACGGCGGTATCGCGCCAGCAGCCGAGCGGCCCCTTCCCGAGATAGTCGTCCCCGATGTTGAACCCGCCGATGAACCCCACGGTCCCGTCGATGACGGCGATCTTTCGGTGATTGCGGTAGTTGATCCGATAAACCGAGGGAAAGAAGACACCGATCTTCCCGCCCACGTCCTCCAGTTCAAAGAACGCCTTCCGCGACCCGCCACCGGCCCGGGAACCCATCGCGTCGAAGAGGAGGCGGACCTCGACGCCCTCCCGTGCCTTCTCTGCAAGGGCGCGGACAACCGCCCGCCCGAGTTCGTCGTCGTTGATGACGAAATACTCCAGGTGGATGCTATGGCGTGCTCCCCGGATCGCGGCAAAGAGCGCGTCGAACTTATCCTCGCCCCGGGTGTAGACGTCGACCCGGTTCCCCTCGGTCAGGTAGGCCCGGTTGTTCCGGAGGAGGAGGAAGATCGCATCGCGGAACTCCTCCGCCGCCGGGGTGGCGAACCGGTGATGGTTGCCGGCGAGTGCCCGGTGCTGTCTTTCGAAGACCCCCTGGAGAAAACAGCGGTCCTCGTGCTCCTTGACGACGAACATCCTCTGCCGGGTGTAGTTCTGCCCGAAGAAGAGGTAGAGAGCGAACCCGACGGGGGGCAGCAGGAAGAGAACAACCAGCCAGGCCGTCGTTGCTGTCGGGTTCCTCCGCTCGAAGAAGACTATCGTGACGGCGAAGACGACGTTGAGCGCCAGGATGAACCCTATCGAGAGCAACAGTTCCACTCAAGAGACCCCCTGCCGGAACAGGGCGTTCCCGTCTATCTCCCCGCAGAGGTATATACATACCCGCCGGGATATCACCGGCGGTCAGCCATACCTTTTTTTCTTCGGAGGGCTATAGGAGCACCCATGCTTGACCGGATGAAGGAAAGTTCGGGAAGTGTTCTCGGGTTCCGGTTCGACGGAAAGTTGAGCGAGAGCGATTACGCCACCGTTCTGATCCCGGAACTGGAACGAGCAATAGAGGAACATCAGAACGTCCGGATCCTCTTGAAGATCGAGGGATTCCGGAGCTGGAGGCCGGGGGAGGGCTGGGATGCCTTCAAACAGTGGCCCGGGATGGAGCAGGTCGACCGGATCGCCGTCGTCGGCGGAGAGCGGTGGCGGGAATGGATGAACCACCTGCCGGGGCTCTTTGTCGGGTTTGACGGGGTCGACGTGCGCTACTTCCCGGAGACCCGCCTCCGGGACGCCTGGGGCTGGCTTCGCGAAGGGCTCGTAGTCACGGCGCCGCGGGCGGCGTGAAACGCCTATATACCGCGGGCTCCAACGCATCGATATGCATTGTCCGGTCTGCGGGCACGACTGCGTCACGGACGCCCGCACACTTTTTGCAGAACTTCCCGGTCGATTCGCCCCGTGCCCAGACTGCATGGGGCTCGTCTACGACAAGAGGAGTCCTCCACCCGATATCGATACGGCCGAACCCTGCCCCTCCTGCGGGAAGCGGTTCATCGACGAAGTCTTCGCCCACATATACCGGATGATGGCCGCAGAAGGGGATCTCGCCGGGACCGAACCCCTTGCGGCCGCCGGAACGCCGCTCGTCCATCCCGGGTATGCCATGCGTTCCGCCCCCTACCTCCCGCCCGATTCACTCGTCCTCCTCACCCGGTCGGCCGGGGAGCGTGCCGCCGCCCGTCTGGTCGCCGAGGTCCCGGAGGTCCGGGGAGTCGTCAGGACGGGTGCCGGAGCACCGGGACTCAGCGACACCGACGCGGAGCCCGCCGAGCATACCCTCCTTGCCGGGTGCGACGTCCGGGCCGACGTCTTCCCGACCCGCGCGGGACCTATCATCGTCTACAAACAGCAGTCTGTCCTGCACGTCGAGTTCCCCCGGGGCCGGGACGAGAAGATCCTCTCGATTGAGCGCGAGATAGGACGGCACCGCCCCCGGACGTTCGTCGACACCTGCTCAGGCGCCGGCACCCTCGGCCTCGCCGCCGCCCGGGCGGGCGTTCCCCATGTGATTGCGAACGACGCCTGGTACGCGGCTGCTTTCTGGACCGCCTGCAACTTCGGGGTGAACCGGGAGGTTCTCGGTATCGGGGAGGTGGCAATGCACCGGTCATACGACGACCTCCGCCGCCGACCGGTCGCGCGGGACCCTGTTCTGGTCGCCACCGCCGCCGGAGCGCAGGAGATCGAGGTCTACCAGGGCGATCTGCGGCTGCTTCCGGCCGTCCTCCCACCCCGGATAGACCTTACCGCCCTTGACCTCTTCGATAAGGCGGACGGACGCAAGGTCGAGGAGATCACCCGGGTCTGGCAGGTTCGGGTGGGCGGAGCTATTTTTATCCCATAGACTCCAGTATATACGGGGACTAGCCTGGGTGGCTCGGCGTCACCTGTTACCCGAAACCGCCGTCAGCGGGGGGCGAAGTCTGAGGAAGGCCGCAGCGGCCTGCAGGATCCTCTGCGTCCCGACGGAGAAGCCTCGTCCCATGAGGTCGGCGGAAAGGGATCAATGCCCCGGAGGGGGCGGCGACCTTTTGCCGCGGGTACCGGTTCAGGCCCGGAAGGGAGCAGACTTACCGTGGACGTTCGGCGCCCATGGGGTTGCGGGGTGGAGGAGGGATGCAGCGGTGAATGCTTGTGCGCACGGTCGACCAAGGACGTGTCCCCAACGGCGATTTCCATGGCAAAAGTAACGATTCTCGGGGCTACAGGGAACGTCGGCATATTTGCGGCCCATACCATATCCGAGATCCCGTACGTCAGCGATATGCTGCTCGTCGGGAGGCCCGGACGCGAAGATTTTCTCGCGGGCTGCTGCCGTGACTTATCCGACTCGTTTGCTGCACGAGGCACCGACATCCGGCTCTCGTACAGTACGAGCATTCTCGACGCAAAAGACTCGGATGTCGTAATCTGTACGGCAGGCGTACCACGCCGGCCAGGACAGGACAGGAACGACCTGGCCTTTGAGAACGCAAAGATCATCGCCGAGACCGCCGAGACGATCGGTCGGTCATCGCCCGATGCCATTCTCTTTCTCGTAACGAATCCCGTCGACGTCATGACCGCCGTCGCTCTGAAATATTCGGAGTTCCAGCCGAGACAGATCTTCGGCCTCGGGACGCATCTCGACTCGATGCGCTTGAAATCCCTGATCGCGCACTACTTCCGGGTCCACGTCAGCGAGGTGCATACCCGTATCATCGGCGAGCATGGCGACAGCATGGTTCCGCTCTGGTCGGCGACGACGATCGGCGGCATCCGGATAAGCAACCTGCCCACCTTCTCGGGACTGCCCGCGCAGGAGATGATCGAGACCGTCAGAACGAGCGGCGAGGCGATCATCAGGGATAAGGGCTCTACCGTCTACGGGCCGGGAGAAGCGATTGCAACCCTGGTAAAGACGATCCTCGGGGACGAGAACCGTATCCTCACCGTCTCAAGTTACATCAAAAGCGAGATCCACGGGATCGGCGACGTCTGCATCGGCGTACCCGCCCGTATCAACCGGGACGGCGTCTTTCCGGTTCCGCTCAGCCTCGAAGAGAACGAAGTCGCCGGGTTCCGCGAGTCGGTCAAGAAGATCCGCAAGGTCACTGCCGACGTGATGGAACGGCTCGAAGAAGTTCGTTAGGAAAAGTGGGTATCGAAAGTCCCACTTACACAAGAGTGGATTCGACGATCTCGGCGCTTGCGACGCCTTCTATCTTCTGGAGCGCTGCTTCGACCTCATCGGGAGCCCCGGCTTTGTCGGGGACGACTACGGCGGCTTTCAACGCCACGAGACCGAAGCCGATCGGCTCTTCCTGAATATCGTCGACCGGGACGGCCGCCCTGACCGCCGCTTTGAGCGCTTCACGGTCGACTTCCGGGGATTCCGGCATTATCTTCACGATTATGGCTACGTTTCCCATGGTTATGGCCCCTGGAATCCGCACTTCGGGCACGTATACCCTATGCTCTGCTCTCTGCACCGGTAGCATCGGCTGATCTCGTGCGCGCACACCGGGCACGGGAACCAGGTGGAACCTTCCTCGGCCAGTGTGGCGTTGCAGGAGGTACATCGGTCTCTCGTTGTCATCGTTACTTCCTCGAATGTTAACTTATCATATCGCCGCCGCAACAATTAAAATCTCGGATCGACGAGCGTCCCGACGACTGCCTCATCCCGGAGCGCCCGGCGAACCCGGTCGTCGTGCCTGCCGTTCACCACCCGGGCCACGAGGTTGTTATCGAAGACGAACCGGATGAACGCGGGATCGACATCGTCGGAGGTGATGGAAGGGTCCTCGACCCTTGAGAGGAGCCTGCGGCGGTGATGGATGCCGTCGACCGATTTCAGGAGAAGCAGGTCGGCCGAGAGCTCGCGAGCAACCCAGGCGGCGATGGTGTCGGAGGTGACGTTCCAGGAATGGGGGAGGGGATCGATCTCGCGGAGAGCGCAGTAGGGGAGGAGGACCGTCACCTCCGCGGGAAGCGCGAGGGCGGAGGTCGCCGGGATGCCGTGCGAGGCGATGTACCACGAAAACTGCTCCATGCCGGCGATCGCCATCCAGTGGGCGGCGTCCTCGGAGACGTCGAGCCGCCGGACGAGGTCGGCGAACTTCCCGCCGCCGGGTACGATCAGCACCGGGCGGCCGGCCTCCCTGAAAATCTCGAGCAGGGGGACAACCCGGTCGAAAAGGCTCCCCCCGACCTTGACGACCAGCGGGGATGCGGGCGAATTCATATCGCTCTGCTATTAAACCGGAGATGACATAACCCTGCGTATGCGCCGGATCGCCGCCGTCATACTACTCCTCTGCCTCCTTGCCGGCACGGCCGGCGGTATTCAGATCGTCGAGTTCTGCCCGGACCCCTACCAGCCTGGCGATCCCGACGAGTATCTGGTGCTTGAGGGGACGGGGATCCTCGACGGCTACGTCCTCTCGGACGGCGAGGGCGGCTACCGGTTCCCGCCGGGAACGCGGATCGATGGACGGCTGACGGTGGCAAGGAGCGGGCCGGCGTTCGAGCAGTCGCACGGCTATCTTCCCGACTTCGAGATCGAGGAGCGGACGCCGGCCGTGCCGGACGTGATCCCGAACGGGAACCTCCTGATGGCAAACCGGGCGGACGAACTCCTCCTCTACCGGGGGACCACCCTCGTCCAGCAGATCGCCTGGCCCGGCGACGTCTGCGCCCGGGAGGGGCAGATTCACTACTTCGAGGACGGTGCCTGGGACCCGCGCCCGCTCTCCATCGGCCAGTCCCGCCTTAAGCCCCAAACATTCGAGGGCGTCGCGGTGACCGCGTTCGTCGCCCCGGACTGCTCCTACGAGATCTTCTCGGCGGCCGTCGCGGAGGCGGAGCGCGAGATCCTGGTGAATGTCTACGAGTTCACCGACGAAAAGATGGCAAACGACCTCATCTGCGCCCTTGATAGAGGCGTAGCCGTGACCGTTCTCCTCGAGGGCGGGCCGGTGGGCGGCGTCTCACCGGAGGGGCGCGCGGTCGCGGGTGCCCTCAACCGGAGCGGTATCCCGGTCCTTTCGATGACGACGACCGATGCCGGCCATGCGAAATACCGCTACGACCATGCCAAGTATCTCGTCATCGACGGGAGCACCGTCCTGCTCGGGAGCGAGAACTTCAAGCCCGGCGGCTATCCGGCGGCGGGGTTGCAGGGCAACCGCGGGTGGGGGGTCCTCCTGAAAGACCCCGAACTCACGGCCTACTTCCGCGAGGTCTTCCTCTTCGATGCGGCGGGCGGCGACATCGTCCCGCTCGGGGGCACGGCTGCCGAACTCTACACGCCCTGGGCGCCCGATTATACGGTCGAGTTCGCCCCCTGCCATGCGGAGGGGGCGCGGGTAACCCCGGTCGTATCCCCGGATACGAGCGTCCTCATCCTCGGGCTGATCGAGGGGGCAGAGGAGAGCATCGCGATCGAGCAGGCCTACATCACGAACGAGACTCCCTGCGACTTCAACCCCTACCTCGCAGCCGCGATCGACGCCTCCCGGCGGGGCGTCGCGGTGCGGGTGCTTCTCGATGCCGCCTGGTTCAACACCGAAGGCGACGCGGACAACGACGAGATGGCCGCGATCATCAACCGGCTTGCCGCGGCAGAAGGGCTGCCACTCGAAGCAAGGCTCGCCGACCTCGAAGCGAACAACCTCGACAAGATCCACAACAAGGGCGTGATCGTCGACGGAACGAAGGTGCTCGTCAGCAGCATCAACTGGAATGCCAACTCACCGGCGTTCAACCGGGAAGCGGGGGTGATCGTCGAACACCCGGATATCGCCGTGTACTACCTCGCCGTCTTTGAAGACGACTGGGATGCTTCGGACAGGAGTAAAGCGAGCAGCGCTCCGGAAACCGACCGGCTCAAAATAGCGGCGGCGGCGTGCATACTCGCCGCGCTGGCGGGACTCTACCTCTACCGGCGGAGGCGCACGTGATACGTCATCGTTTGCCGGCAAGATCGGCGGAGCGGCAGACGTCGCAGATGGTGATCGTCCCTTCGCCCGAGGCGACGGCGGAGACCCATCGTTCGATGACCGATTCAAGGTTGTCGGGGAGATCTTCCCGGTTAAATCCGCGCTTCCGGCTCATGTACTGGGATATAGCGGCCCTGCTGATCCCGAGACGCTTCGAGGCCTCGCTCTGGCTGATCCCGCGCTCGTTCACCAGGCGGTAGACCATCTCGGCACGCATCTGGGGGAGCAGTC comes from the Methanoculleus marisnigri JR1 genome and includes:
- a CDS encoding DUF134 domain-containing protein — protein: MNEREPGEGRGRRQRGRPRVRRMIGDQGAFRCFGPLCGGPDEFVVVLPEEVEALRLVDLQGLEQEEAAAALGVSRKTLWRDLHEARTKVADALVHGKTIRIVGCDRRREEGCPDDEDASFDPAPG
- a CDS encoding DUF5320 domain-containing protein, yielding MPGFDGTGPAGRGPMTGGRRGRCVLPGTSVAEGESSTPVLRGIGRGGIPWGCGRGFRRGGR
- a CDS encoding SulP family inorganic anion transporter is translated as MPAGETNWRRSLPADLAAGATTALVGIPQGMGFALVAGVNPVYGLYTAAFSTAIGALLTGSSYLKVMLSNVLAVSIYSVLAPVPEADVPATLFVLTILVGAFQLGFGLLRAGSLTRFISTAVLTGFVTGAALLIVLGQLGNLTGYRLPREAIQVLAIPELLLHAGEIQPQALFVGLLTISLALALQRVPRLTSFSLLLPVIIAALLVRTAFPGVALVGDIAAIPAGLPAPVVPDLALAPGLLIPALALAIIGLVMAVGVTETTPEPDGSIADVNRDFSGQGITNILTSFLQCAPSAGSLSATALNVAAGAETRAANLISGILVGAVIVVAGPLAEQIPLPALAGILILIGAELMNQPHVIACIWRYSRPGRWAMLATFISTQVLPLQYSIYIGVLLSLAIYLVTSTREATVVRLAPVEGGMFREEPAPERLLDDSITVLSVSGSVYFATLRAIERSLPSPGGAESAVVILALPRRVEAGTGLFRMLTRYARKVTAGGNRLILAEVNPRLLAGLEEGGVVEAIGPGNIFPATPVIGESLRAAIRAAKAGT
- a CDS encoding AI-2E family transporter, which translates into the protein MNIAGNLPPPARIAIVGAAVVIVLAGIRVATPILGPLLVAAFFAMITAPAMKWLTRRRVPPLLAAATVVAGLIGIFAGMIIFLGAAFTGFIRTLPQYQASLEAHAAVLADYGIDIGRFTIWDYIDQGFILQQATELARQIGNIAVDAFLVFVGIGFLLLEAPRLAAVLARHLGPESAPYRHLSQSGKILIDYVVVRTKVNLITGVGTGLFLTLLGVDFAVLWGFIAFVLSYVPYIGLVVAAIPPTLLALIEFGPAGAVAVIAAVALIDAAAENLFLPRIAGRELNLSPFVVLFSVIFWGFILGAVGIFLAIPLTIAVKLFLESWEETRWIGEMMGNGDWEG
- a CDS encoding SpoIIAA family protein, encoding MLEGMATGAENVVGFRFDGEMTAGDYDVTLIPALEDAKRSHPVLRILFHIVSFHGWKPHGYWEKLKDWPGMEKVDRIAIVGGEKWEEWMNHLPGLFTGFTGIDVRYFTEGHLDTAIGWLREPIPAEL
- a CDS encoding PHP-associated domain-containing protein, coding for MRYYKDIIFQKPLPEEIRHLGLLPADLHFHTRHSDSPTRVRDALKLAARRGIGLAITDHNQVGGVSEAERQGIRVPLVPGIEVSANDGPHILLYFYSASDLRDFYRRHVERNRRNGPFTAIHLDTSEILDRREGYTCIAAEAHPCGYAFLNRGVERCVAGECIGEEVFSRLDALEVICGGMARSHNLKAAGLAAAHGLGRTGGTDGHLLFELGGVVTCAEADTVEELLDAIRAKKTVIIGHERPLYEKAVMGTAVLPHHLPYTVPILQARWEQGLPRIRKFVEGRLNR
- the cls gene encoding cardiolipin synthase codes for the protein MELLLSIGFILALNVVFAVTIVFFERRNPTATTAWLVVLFLLPPVGFALYLFFGQNYTRQRMFVVKEHEDRCFLQGVFERQHRALAGNHHRFATPAAEEFRDAIFLLLRNNRAYLTEGNRVDVYTRGEDKFDALFAAIRGARHSIHLEYFVINDDELGRAVVRALAEKAREGVEVRLLFDAMGSRAGGGSRKAFFELEDVGGKIGVFFPSVYRINYRNHRKIAVIDGTVGFIGGFNIGDDYLGKGPLGCWRDTAVRITGEAVRMLQLRFFLDWNYVTGEYPGIETCYFPQESTPGATPVQIVSGGPDTRWNPIKEGYLKLINSARESICIQTPYFIPDESVADALRLAALSGVDVRIMIPCKPDHPFVYWATLSFIGDLLDAGVRAYTYDGGFLHAKTIVVDGKAGSVGSANWDVRSFRLNFEANAFFYDAAVGADLVRAFEEDLAVCTEITPENYLARSLAVRVKESVSRLFSPLG
- a CDS encoding SpoIIAA family protein — protein: MLDRMKESSGSVLGFRFDGKLSESDYATVLIPELERAIEEHQNVRILLKIEGFRSWRPGEGWDAFKQWPGMEQVDRIAVVGGERWREWMNHLPGLFVGFDGVDVRYFPETRLRDAWGWLREGLVVTAPRAA